The DNA sequence caccgtgggggctccccccggggtcagatcgccccgcgcccccccccaggaccccggagcccgcccacgccgccttgtcccaccggtaaatacctactttaatttacgccggcgggacaggcaatttctcggcgggacttcggcccatccgggccggagaattgagaggggaggcccgccaaccggcgccgcccgattcccgcccccgcccaatctccggtaccggagacttcggcaaccggcgggggcgggattcacggcggccaacggccattctccgacccgctggggggtcggagaatgacgcccctgaagaaaATAAAAATTGAAGGGCAAAGGCGAGAGAGTGGGACTAGGTGAGGAGGTGGGTATTCCTGCAGAGGGTTAGTAtgtgcacaatgggctgaatggcctcccattCTGCTGGAACCATTCTCTGATTCTTGTGCAACTTTGACGTCGCAATAAGAGATCCCAACAGAACACCTGACAGGAGGGAGCAGTGTAAAGTGAGTGGGAATTTAGAGAGAGGTACAGTCGGCCTAGCCAAAAACAGCCATCCACAGGATCTCCCTAACAAGCTTCAAGTTGAAAGTAAAGGCCCCAAGGCTGCCTGAGAGAGGAATCTCACCATCTCCACTACCAGTTGGCAGCGCTTGGGACTGTCCTGACCTCTAATTCTCCGAGCGTATAAGGTATAAATATACAGCTTGGCTGGTCGGGGGAGCTGGCTCACAATGAGATCCCTGGGAAAGTGCGATCTGATGTGAGATTGTTTTCCATTCTGATTAGCACAAAGCAGGGCACCAATCACACTGGTCAGCATAGGACGCTTATTGTGTTTATTTCATTTGTCTGCTTgtgatttcttttattttgttataACTTATATGTTTTATTCAAAATATAATTCACGGTGCGTATCCTTtatttttatacatttagagtacccaattcatttttttccaatgaaggggcaatttagcgtggccaatccacctaccctgcccagctttgggttgtggggtcgaaacccacgtaaacacagggagaatgtgcaaactccacacggacagtgacccacggtgCGTATCCTGACCTGACTGGCAGTAAAATAACGCGTTTCACATAACGAGAAGAAAGACTTGTACAGCGGGTGTGATTCCCCAGTCCGCtaaccgcgtgttcctcagcggcacgCCCtcggacggcagcgggattctccgttcccgcctcctgccaatgggatttccgggAAACCTGGGGGtgcgggtgcgctgccggcgcaacggagaatcccaatggaggagaatcccgcccagtacctTTCGTAACTTCAGGACGTTCTAAAGGGCTTTACAGCCAACAGGTTCTTCTGAGGTGTAGTCACTGTGGTAACGTAGGAAACAGGGCGGCCAATTagtacacagcaagaccccacaaacaCCAACCTGCCAatggtcagataatctgttttactggtattgactgagggataaataatgggtaggacactggggagaactgccCCGCTCTACCTCAAAAAACAGTACCACCACATCTTTTATACCCACcttctttttaataatctttattgtcacaagtaggcttacattaacactgcaattaagttactgtgaaaatcccctcgtcgccacattccggcgcctgttcgggtacacagagggagaattcagaatgttcaattcacctaacaagcacgtctttcgggacttgtgggaggaatccggagcacccggaggaaacccacgcagacacggggagaacgtgcagactccgcacagacggtgatccaagacgggaatcgaaccagggaccctggcgctgtgaagcaactgtgctaaccactgtgctaccgtgtcacccacctGAGGGAGGAGACCCTGGTTTAATATCCcacctgaaagacggcacctctgattgtgcagcactctctcgtcACTGCACTGGAGTGGTCAGCCCATTGTCCTCAGCTCTGAAATGGGACACTTAACCCAGGGCTCAGGTGAAGGTACTTTGAAACTCTTCCCTATCTCCTCCCATTTTCTAGTCAGTGTTCACTGCCTGTCTCTGCCAGCGTGTCGGGTTTCAAATTGCTGGAGAATGCGAGCATGAAGATCTGGCTCGATCCAGTGACTTTGTTTTACTGCTGCTTGAGacctcaatgggcagcacggtagcacaagtggatagcactgtggcttcacagctccagggtccctaggttcgattccctacttgggtcactgactatgcggagtctgcacgttctccccgtgtccgcgtgggcttcctccgggtgctccggtttcctcccacagtccaaagatgtgcaggttaggtggattggtcatgataaattgcccttagtgaccaaaaaggttaggagggggttattgggtgatggggatagggtggaagtgagggcttaagtgggttggtgcagactcgatgggccgaatggcctccttctgcactgtatgttctatgtaccttgaTCTGCTGGAGGACGCTTGGTGTAAAACATGCGTTATTATGCCCTGGGCTGCCATTGGCTCCAGGACAAGTGTGCCTTCATAAGACACTCACTGTGGTCCGGTGGGTAGCTCTTGCGCTTCTGACATTGGCAGTTGAGTCTATGTCCTGGTCAATTTTAATGCTTCAGTTGGCATCACTAAAACAGGGCTGCAgttccgcagtggttagcactgctgccttacggcgctgaggtctcaggttcaatccagcctctgggtcaatgtccgagtggagtttgcacattctccctgtgcttgcatgcgtttcatccccacaacgcaaagatgtgcaggctaggtggattggccacgctacattgccccttaattggaaaaaaatgaattgggtacttaaaattttttttttttaaaacatcactGAAACAAAAACCTCATCTAGTCATTatctgtttgtggaagcttgctgtgcccaatttggctgccgtgtttcccacAACAGGGACTGCACTTCAAGATGTCtttattggctgcaaagtgctttggcgtATCCCAGGGTCATGTGATGTGCTATTTGAATGAATGTTCTTCCTTCTGGCTCGCGAGTCCAGCCAGCTGTGCCGAAGTACATCCAAATAAGGCAACTGGACATTCAGCTCTCACAGCCCAGCtggtgggcctcctcacagggggcTTTTCTTCCGAAAAGGGAATCAGAGGTTAAGGCGTCTGAACCCGATGCACCCCACAGAAAAATGACCTGGGACGGTACTTGTCCTCCAGGTCAAATTATTGTCATGCGCGAGGGATTCTGAGCACATCCCAAAGCCCCTGACAGCTCTATTCATATGTACAGTCTCGTGTTACTCTTTTAGAAGCTGTGGCCTGCCAGGGAAAGGCTTCAATTTAAGAGATGGCATTTCTTTTGTCTCTCAGTCGCCTTACAGTCGTCAAATGTTCTCCCCTCCTTTTGTCACAGTGTCTCTATCGCCCCTTCCACCCCTTTTTTAACTGGAGGCTTAAAAAACAGAGGGAACACATTTAAGTTGATCGCCAAAAAGGTAGAGGTGACAGGAGGAAAGTTTGATTACACATCGTGTGATGCAGCACTGTGTTATACGTggaagggaattgaataaataccAAAAGGAAGAACCTACTCTTCAAAACAGCTGGCAcaaattcgatgggccaaatggcctcctcctgtaccatGCTGTTCTACCAATCTTTGATCAAAGCCTTTGAATCAACAGAAGTCAATCTGTTCAGGCGTGTATTGCTTTCTTCCCTTTCTCCATCTTTGTGACTGTCTTACTGGTTTATAGGCGAGATATGCTGGTTCTCATATTCCTCAACAATCATTTGCATTTTTGTACTGCCTTTAATGGCATACAAATGTTCCGAGGAGGTTCACAGAAGCATCATAAGGCAAGACTTGACACTGAGCCACCAGAGAAGATGGTAGGACAAAGCTTCATCAAAGAAGCCTCTTAAACAGCGGGTAGAGAGGCTGAGTTGCTTAACAAGAGATTCCGGAGTTTAGGCAGCTGAAGCCAAGACTGTCcatcatttttattttaaattggATTTTATTCCAAACGTCGATAAAAGGTTACCACGCATAAACAATTTGGAGAGCTAAACTCCCCAACGCACAACTAtatagtttgtacagattttccccctttatcGCCCCTCCCCCCTGCAACAAAccactcctcaaacacggtcacaaacattcctcaccttgcctccaaaccctccagtgaaccccttaactcgtatttgatcttttcTATCCCACATTTCTTTGGGATGTGCTCAGAATCCCTCGCGCATGACAATAATTTGACCTGGAGGACAAGTACCGTCCCAGGTCATTTTTCTGTGGGGTGCATCGGGTTCAGACGCCTTAACCTCTGATTCCCTTTTCGGAAGAAAAgccccctgtgaggaggcccaccaGCTGGGCTGTGAGAGCTGAATGTCCACAGCTGGGatataagtcccccagccaggccgctatcCCTGGTGGCGCCTCTGACCGCCTCTCCAATAAAATTTGTCGccgggcaaccagagaggcgaaggccacaacaatcGGCCtttctcccctccatcagctccggcttctccgatatcccaaatatcgccaccaaagggtccggctcaacctcctcccccactatccttgccagcgccgcgaacactcccgcccagaatctcgccAACatttcacagccccagaacatgtgtgcgtgattcgctggtccccgcatACACCTCTCACGCTCATCTGCTACCCCTGGAAGAACCTTGaagtgtatcaggctcatccttgcacacgaggaggtcgcatttaccttttgcagtgcctcactccatcctCCGCAGTTTatcccccctcccagctccccttcccacttctctttaatcttcaccaccttctcatctacctgctctcccagccacctgtatacgtctccgatcctgccctctccttccacatcctgaagcctctgcctctgtaacagggtcctcttaacccttggcaccttctcTGCCCACACAAAGTCTGAAATAATCATGTCTAGTTTTCAaaagaaggccttcggtataaagatcgggaatatctggaatatgaacaggaacctccgcagaatattcatctttaccacttggaccctccccgtcaAAGTCAAGTGCGGAGTGTCCCATCTCtggagatcctccctagcctcctccaccagctttgttgaaTTTGTGTAGCATCGTCCATTCCCTCgatacctgaatccccagatatctaaatctGTCTCTGGCCTTCTTTTTATTTTTATTGttttacataaatttagagtacccaattcattttttttccaattaaggggcaatttagcgtggccaatccacctagcctgcacatctttgggttgtgggggcgaaacccacgcaaacacggggagaatgtgcaaactccacacggacagtgacccagagccgggatcgaacccgggacctcggcgccgtgaggcaacagggctaaaccGTGCTGCCCCGTCTCTGGCCTTCTTAAATGGCATCCCCTAAATTGGCTCGCCATCTCAACTCATTCACTGGAACACTTTGTTTTTCCCTACATTTAACATATATCCCGAGAACGCCCCAAACATTCCCATGATCTTCTCCATCCTCTCCAGCGGGTCTGAAAcatacaataggtcatccgcacatAGCGAAACCCGATGCTCCCTTCGTCCCTCATAATCCCTCACCGTtctgccgaccccctaagagccaatTACAGAGACTCTATAGCCACGCAGacagcagtggcgacagcgggcacccctgccttgttcccctgggcAATTCAAAGTTCAAAgaacccatgtcattggtccaCACAATCGCCCTCGGTGCCGCATATGGTGCCCATGCCActaacttcggcccaaacccaaaccttgccAGGACTTCaaacactccacccggtcgaatgccttctctgcatccatggacaccactacctccggtacctgggctcccatggggtcatgatcacatttaacagcttccTTATATTGctagagagctgcctgccctttatgaagcctGTTCGGTCCTCTgcgatcacccctgggacacaactcTACATCCTTCACTGCAATAACTTAGCCAgtactttcacatctgtatttaacagagatacgggcctatacgacccacattccaccgggtccttccccttttttggtattGTGATCGttgcctgcatcatcgtctccggcaactctcccttctccaacacctcattaaacgccctcaagaaatgtggtgccaggtccgccgcgaaCTCCTTATATAATTCCACCGGATAGCCATCAggagccttcccccaattcataCCCCTTCTACTGTCTAATATCTCTcttagccccaggggctcctctagcgcctgcctcttctcttcctccaactgtggaaacccCAGTTCGTCTAAGAAtcgtcccatgtccccctctttACCCCCGGTCCGCCCTGACAGCTCCTTACAATAATCCCTAaatgcctcgtttatcttccctggctccgacacacatcccctgccccagtccgtatcttcaatatttccctggacgcggcctgcctcttTAGCTGATGCGGCAACATTCGACTCACCTTCTTCCCgtattcatactgcacccctcttgccccacACAGTTGCCctgccgccctccccgttgtcagcctatcaaacTGTCCCtgtaactttttcctcctcgccaatccctctgtGGTGGGCACCCTTCAGCACTCCCTCTCTACCTCCACTATCTCGATCAATAGCCGTTCATATTTCTCCTTCCTTTCTCTATCCGCACGAGCCTTGAACAAGAtcatctcccctcggaccaccgctTTTAGCGCTTCCCGAAATGTGGCCACCGACACTTCCCCGTTtcggttcaattctacataatatTTAATCGCCGCCTGCACTTTATCACAAAACCCCTCTATCCGCGAACAACCCCGAATCGagcctccaccccaccctctgctcccgtcccgatctaatccgaatctccagccaatggggcacatggtccaagattactatccccgcaAAATCTGTccactccaccccaaccaaaatctcccggctcaccaTGAAAAAGACAATTCTGGAATATTAGGACAAGAGAGGATACAATTTCCAATGAATATATATATTCATATCCTGGGACTTGTATTCTGCCGGCAAAACGATCACGtccagacatttaaaaaaaaattaatttcgagtacccaattcattttttccaattaaggggcaatttctgcGATGGAGCTTCCAATGAGTTCCTTCATAACGTGCACTCACGGTTTCCACTGACAGCACCTTGCAGAGAACACTCATTTAAAATAATTGCCAAAGGAACCAGTCACGAGAGGAGGAAAGATTATTGTACGCAGTGAGTCGCTGTGATCTAAAATGCACTCTATgacaggatggtggaagcagatgagAAGCAAAGGAGCGGGTCTAATTGAATAGCTCCTTCAAAGAGCTGGCAGCGAAacagtgggcagaatggccttcttctatggCTCTGTGTGTCAGTCGTGGCTCAGTGTGGTGGTACTCTTGTTTTTTGAGTTACAAGGTTCTGAGTTCAAGTCCCAGTCCATGACATGCATGATTTTGGCATGGCTCACACTGCAgtgccatactgagggagtgctgatataTCTTTCGGAAGAGACATGAAGCTGATGCCCCATCAGCCCATGTGGGGGGTTTTTAAAAGATCCCATGGTTGCTATTTTGAAGAGAGCTATCCCCTGTGACCTgatcaatacttatccctcaattaacatcacaaatAAATAGATTATCAGGTCATTCTTACATTGTTggttgtgggagctttctgtgcacaaatcgattgctgtgtttcctgcattgaAACAGTAATTAGGCTTCAAAGGTATTTCATTGGTTGGagagcactttgggatgtctggtggtcatgaaaaCTGCTGTATAAATGACATCACCCTGGTTGAATGGTACACCCAATAACCAGGAGAATATTCAAGTTCAAGGGGGAATCGCATGCCAACGTGCCTGGTTTGGACAATGCCATGAACGATCTGCCAATTGGGGGTGCAGCAAAGAGTaaaggggagagctgactcgtggcggtttaacctgagagtcaccacaccacaggggaggggcaaggttgagatggcggggcctatgtgaatcccctcagccggtgcggggattgaacccacgctgttggcttcactctgcatcatgaacaagTTGTCCGGCCAACAAAGCTTAGAGTGGGCCATTGTCAAAATGACCAACTCCTACTAAAATGCCGGAGCTCCTTCTTCCCTACCTAGTTATCCTCTGGTGGGTTCCCATCCACGTTGCAATGCCAGGTATTGTGATGGTGGCAGTTGGGAATTGTGTGCCCGGTGGTtaatatccgcccccccccccccccccccccgccttcccacaccccaccccaaaccacctCTTTATAAACACTAATATATCGGGAGAGGGTGGAGTAAAAATGCTTTGCAGAAAGCCCTGCACCGGAACGCCGTGGCATCCAGTAGCTCCCCGGCGGAGAGATTCCTGTcagcagtgtgggggtcagtgggttCACTTCCATTTGATGAAGGGGCTCTGGTGGTCAGATTACGAACCTGCGAGGAGTTTGATTTCTTTACTAACCCCGGGAAGATTAATTTGTCGAAGCTTTCAGTAGCTGCTGAGAAGAATGTGGTCAGAGAAAGGACAAAGAGAGGACTTAAACGGGACAAGGATTCATCCtacccttgggggaggggggggggggggggggtgggtagatgCCCACAACTATTTCGGAGCAAGCGAATTATCCCCTGCATCCTGGCCTACATTTACCCGTTCCCCAAATTCACTTTTAGTAAAACCAACACTCTCGTCACTTATCACGTTGCTGTGTGTAGGATCTTGCGGTGTGTGAATTGTCCACTGCGTTCTCTACATTACCACGACGGCACTTGGCTTCATTGGCTAAAAGCGCTTTGGGATATCCAGATATTGTGAACGTTCCATTGCTACATCAATGCAAGTCTTGACACTCAGTTTCACCAATAAGACTGGCAATCGGGTACAGGAGCAGCAATGGTTATAAAGTGTTAACGGTCCGCAGGTTTAATTGCAAAATATGCTCGACTTTAATGTGTTTGAATAAGATAGCACAGGAAACAGTGTATTGAATGTACCGcggacatgggggtgggggggtttatacTCATTCCTTTCATGAGGCCATTTACTCACTTCCTGGGAGTGAGGGGCCCTGTGTTAATAGCACTGTGTCCAGTTTTCACAGGCACTTTGAAGCAATAGGCTGATGATAGGATGGATACAAAACCTTGAACTGGCAGCACACAGCAATGAGTGCCAGGAACGTTAGCAACATTCGTCCTTACGAAGTAAAACCACTCATTCTTCAGAGGGACATGATTGGAAGCAGTTCAcagaaggttcactgggctgatacTCAGGATCAGGGGCTTATCTGGTGCAGGTTGGGCCTAAACGCATTCAGAATGAGGCGATCTTACTGAAACAGGTAAGATTCTATCGGGGCTTGGCAGGGTGCATGCTGGGAGGGTGTTTCTTCAAATGGGGGAATCCAGGACAAAGGGCCACAGTTTAaaggtaaggggtcgcccatttaagatggagacgaGGGGAAATTTCCTGTCTCaggtctttggaactttcttcctcaagagAGGAGTGGATTCTGGGCCATCAAACACAAATACGTTCAATGAATTAAGACAGATTTTCGatggacaagggagtcaagggtcctGGCAGGAAATTGGAGTTAAAGCCACATTACATCAGCCACGATTtaactgaatgatggaacaggctcgagaggccTACCCCGGTTTCCTGTGTTTAGGCCTAACATCTGACATGGTAATCAGTCGGTTTACTGCCAATATTATCATTTCTGCTAAAACAGGAATCTCATACCAGGATGTCCGCCCATTATTACTGCACATCACACCAAGGCAAGAATAATTTTTATTAGGCAGCACAGCggctagcattgctgtctcacggcgctgaggtcccaggttcgatcccggctctgggtcactgtccatgtggagtttgcacattctcccagtgtttgcgtgggtttcgtccccacaaacccaaagatgtgcagggtaggtggattggccacgctaaattgccccttaattggaaaaaattaattgggtactctcaatttaagttttaaaaaaaagagaatcgTTTTTATTTTTCCCCCCAAGTTTTTCCCTTTCTTCGCAGTGTTCCCTCAAAGCTTTGGGATTTATTTAAATTCATCCCGGGTCAgttgtactgcacaggaacaggccctccagcccatcaagtctgcaccagccatcaagcacctatgtaCTCAAATCCGATTTTCCAGCCCTTGGTCCATGGCCTTTTTCGCAAGGACATTTCACATGCTCAAGTAAATGCTTCTAGGGTACCCCCTGTTCAGGCAGGGAGCTCCATATTCCAACCACCCTCGGGGTgaagaggtttttcctcaaatccctgccAACCCCGGCTCAGCCagcgtttattacccatccccaattgccctcgaggtggtggtggtggtgatataCCTCTGAACCGCTGCAGACCACGTGGTGCAGACATAACAATAGTGCTCTTAGGGAGTATGGATTTTGACCGAATACtggaggaatggcgatatattccaagtcaagatggggtgtaggagcacggtggcgcagtgggtagtactgctgcctcacggctccgaggtcccaggttcgatcccggccctgggtcactgtccgtgtggagtttgcacattctccccgtgtctgtgtggggttcgccccccacaacccaaaagatgtgcagggtaggtgaattggccacgctaaattgccccttaattggaaatagttTAAAAAAGCACTCAATTTTACATTTAGAGACATTAATAGAagggctacagtgcagaaggaggccattcagcccatcgagtctgaaccgaccctgtgaaagagcacccgaccaggCCCACTACCCCGCACTatcaccatctaacctgcacacctttggactgtgggaggaaaccggggcatccggaggaaacccacgcagacacggggagaaaatgcaaactccacacggacagtcacccaaggccagaattgaacccgggtccctgccgctgtgaggcagcagtgctaaccactgtgccaccatgccgcccttacgTTTATATAGTGTCTTTCATATCCCCAGGAAACCCcatagcactttacagccaatgaaatttcAGAGTGTGGTTGATGCTGTTAGATAGGAAACATAAGCcagtttacacacagcaagcttccAAAAACAGAAATGGGCCCAGATCGCCTGTTGGTTGGCCTTTGCAACCCTTTACGTATTTTCACCGTTTGCTTTCTAGCTCTTCCTTATAGTTAATTCCACAACAGTATTATTCTTTGTGTTTCGATATTGAATCGGATACCCCCTCCTATTCctgacaccctcaccccccccccaggtgttTAGGCAAtgtgacgtggggggggggggggcatattgacCTGCATCGAGTTTATCACTGCTGCCCCAAAGGTCCACCTCACCGTGAGCACAAATTCAGAAGCAATGGGTTCAACTCTGATCTCACAATCGAACATTTTTATTCTGGTCACAATGCCCTTACAGTCAAATCAGGAGCGTTAATTATTATACAAAGTACAAAGACTGGGCCCATCATGTGGCACGAGATCTGCCCTAACACAAGGGCCATTTACAGTTCACAACTGGATGTTGCTCTCTTTTTAGAAGGTAATTTCTTTTGTTTCTCAGGACAACAATGCCCAGCGTGCAGCCTCCATGGGTAGGCCAAGAGTTCACGCCCCTAAACCATGGTCATAACCTTTAAGGCTTCAGGTTGGAATCTCCGGATCTTTTTCTTCAGGGCTTTCGACGCCTTTATGCGGCAAATCCTGGCCTCAGAGCAGAGCTTCTGTCTGCCGGAGCCCGGAGGCCAGATGAGGGTGTGCCTGTCCGCTGCCTCCGCGTTTGGGCAGCCCTCGCTCCCGCTCGACTCGCTGTCGCCGAAGCGGTTGGCCGTGTGGTCACTGTGCTCGTCCCCGCTGCTCTCGGCGACGGTGGAGTGGAAGAGCGAGGCGCATTCGGCCGAGTACTCAGATTGGTCCGACTCGCTCCGGGCAGCCGGACACCGGAGGGTCCGCACCCGGCTGAAGCTCACCGCCCGTGCTGCCCAGTGACTCCCTGCCTTCTGCCGCTGGGCACTGAAGCCAAGATGGCCGGTGGGTGCTCTGTGGAATATCTCAATGTTCGACTGCCACGGGCGACTTTTGGCCTCAGTCCCGTCTTCGCCAGCCATGGATTCTGGGAGCCCGCAGAGGGCCCGGCTCTGGAACTCCGGGCGGTAACACACGGGATGAAGGCTGGACTCTGAACACGAGCGGCCCGGAGCTTCGTGGCCCACGCTGGTGGTTGCCATGGCTGCACTTCGGCTGGCGCGGTCGGCCTCAGCTGTGGATCTGAAAGCCCCAACACCTCGTGCAGTCAGTCTCCTGCCTGCCCGCGTCACCTCACCATTCCTCCTCTTGATTTTGGCAACTTTGGTCTTGCCACCGGCTGGTAGGATCCGCACACGGAGCCGAGACTCTGCGGGCACATACTGGGCTTGCACAAACCCACTCTTCGGCAAGGCTTCCTTGCCTTTCCCTGCAGTGACCCCCGACCTCTGGCCAGTCCGGTGAGGCAGATCAGTGCTGGGTGCACAGCAACCATCGCAGGCGAGGCCTTTGGAATCAGGGAGGCCTGAGCAGGAAGCCGGAACAGAGGCCACAGGCTGGTCCTTCACCCCCAATCTGAACAGCCGACTGCTGCTGGCGACCTT is a window from the Scyliorhinus torazame isolate Kashiwa2021f chromosome 1, sScyTor2.1, whole genome shotgun sequence genome containing:
- the dact2 gene encoding dapper homolog 2 isoform X2; this translates as MYSECNSSSQGSLRYCSQPAGTKAGRSEDRPRSADDIIAQSAAFEQRGAGKWPGRGIKTTTEPLLAFHIGRLAVPRQRPVSTGDLERFAPLPREPPGVSDRKPLPSVSAGSELHLPLPNQKFRCDLVSKNSGDVYSYPSPLHAVALQSPLFCLTEQATSAGNSSTPPPASGSIPVETRTGCINEQGPHQPCRVNKAATGREPGMSPRAAMQEEDLSLSDEALAARGQLKRLACLRQGDHCKNVEFPAENTTNTRSRLQEANGFSTIPPVTDMLGQESKVASSSRLFRLGVKDQPVASVPASCSGLPDSKGLACDGCCAPSTDLPHRTGQRSGVTAGKGKEALPKSGFVQAQYVPAESRLRVRILPAGGKTKVAKIKRRNGEVTRAGRRLTARGVGAFRSTAEADRASRSAAMATTSVGHEAPGRSCSESSLHPVCYRPEFQSRALCGLPESMAGEDGTEAKSRPWQSNIEIFHRAPTGHLGFSAQRQKAGSHWAARAVSFSRVRTLRCPAARSESDQSEYSAECASLFHSTVAESSGDEHSDHTANRFGDSESSGSEGCPNAEAADRHTLIWPPGSGRQKLCSEARICRIKASKALKKKIRRFQPEALKVMTMV